A genomic window from Cinclus cinclus chromosome 5, bCinCin1.1, whole genome shotgun sequence includes:
- the CLDN23 gene encoding claudin-23 yields the protein MRTPTKMIVGLVLCPCGLLLTLTGTLAPSWRQVSLIPDQPTDVVWDQGIWDICRERQSTHDRLCRQADKLGYFDQVPVRVAQGLMPSSLVVTLVGFLVASLGVRCWQPEPRHLVAGVAGLVLLLSGLMSLVPSSWYTQQLWALPAPPGSTLSVGYSLVLSYLGSCMEILGGLALTLSFHHCCKERRAPKLPPTPVTEDGSCSNRAYSNPWDLLEGEQDGHHWESSPPCDSDL from the coding sequence ATGCGGACGCCGACGAAGATGATCGTGGGGCTGGTGCTGTGCCCCTGCGGGCTCCTGCTGACACTCACGGGCACGTTGGCACCCAGTTGGAGGCAGGTGAGCCTCATACCTGACCAGCCCACGGACGTCGTCTGGGATCAGGGCATCTGGGACATATGTAGAGAGCGGCAGAGTACCCATGACCGGCTCTGCAGGCAGGCTGACAAGCTGGGCTACTTTGATCAGGTGCCCGTGCGGGTTGCCCAAGGGCTGATGCCCTCCTCTCTGGTTGTCACTCTGGTGGGCTTTTTGGTGGCTTCCCTGGGTGTTcgctgctggcagccagagccCCGGCACCTCGTGGCTGGtgtggcagggctggtgctgctcctctctgggctgATGAGCCTCGTGCCCAGCTCCTGGTacacccagcagctctgggcactgcCTGCTCCGCCTGGCAGCACACTGAGTGTAGGCTACAGCTTGGTACTGAGCTACTTGGGAAGCTGTATGGAGATCCTGGGTGGGCTGGCCCTCACCCTCAGCTTCCATCACTGCTGCAAGGAGCGCAGGGCCCCCAAATTGCCCCCCACTCCTGTGACAGAGGATGGGTCGTGCTCCAATAGAGCTTACAGCAATccctgggacctgctggagggTGAGCAAGATGGGCATCACTGGGAGAGCAGCCCACCTTGTGACTCTGACTTGTag